The Juglans microcarpa x Juglans regia isolate MS1-56 chromosome 2S, Jm3101_v1.0, whole genome shotgun sequence genome has a window encoding:
- the LOC121253251 gene encoding tryptophan decarboxylase TDC2-like: protein MGSLDCSADTSSEFKPLDPEDFRNQAHKVVDFIADYYKQVETYPVLTQVQPDYLRARLPQTAPYLPEPLETILSDVTNDIIPGMTHWLSPNFFGFFPATVSTAAFLGEMLCTSFNAVGFNWLASPAATELEMIVTDWLANMLKLPNTFMFSGTGGGVIQNTSSDAILVTLIAARDRMLRTRGTTATIQKLAVYCSDQTHSTFTKAAKLAGISPCNVKAIPTNLDTAFALSASTLRLAVEADVASGLVPLYLCATVGTTSTTAIDPLPPLSDVASEFGMWMHVDAAYGGSACICPEFRHYLDGIERVDSLSISPHKWLLTYLDCCCLWVKHPSLLVQALSTDPEYLKNKPSESNSVVDYKDWQVGTGRKFKSFRLWLVLRSYGVASLQSHIRSDVRMAKTFEGLVKSDPRFEVVVPRNFALVCFRLNPFSGEDPGHTEALNRKLLDWVNSTGRVYMTHTKVGGMYILRFAVGSTLTEEHHVAAAWNLIKEGAYAVLNSTD from the coding sequence ATGGGTAGCCTTGATTGCTCCGCCGACACCTCCTCCGAATTCAAGCCCTTAGACCCCGAAGATTTCCGAAACCAAGCCCACAAAGTGGTCGACTTCATAGCCGATTATTACAAACAAGTTGAAACCTACCCTGTTCTCACCCAGGTCCAGCCTGACTATCTCCGAGCCCGCCTCCCCCAAACTGCACCATACCTTCCGGAACCGCTGGAGACCATTCTTTCCGACGTAACCAATGACATCATCCCCGGCATGACCCATTGGCTTAGCCCAAACTTCTTTGGGTTCTTTCCGGCCACGGTTAGCACCGCTGCTTTCCTAGGAGAAATGTTGTGCACTTCGTTCAATGCGGTTGGTTTCAACTGGCTTGCCTCGCCCGCAGCCACGGAGCTGGAAATGATAGTTACGGACTGGTTGGCTAACATGCTCAAACTCCCTAACACCTTCATGTTCTCCGGTACCGGTGGTGGTGTCATTCAAAACACCTCGAGTGACGCGATTCTTGTCACTCTCATTGCTGCCAGAGACCGCATGCTACGTACGCGTGGGACTACTGCTACCATCCAAAAGCTAGCGGTATATTGCTCTGATCAGACGCATTCCACCTTCACCAAGGCTGCCAAATTGGCTGGAATATCTCCATGCAACGTCAAGGCTATCCCCACAAACCTTGACACAGCTTTTGCTTTATCCGCTTCAACCCTACGCTTGGCTGTGGAGGCTGACGTGGCATCCGGGTTGGTCCCACTTTATCTTTGTGCTACTGTGGGGACAACTTCAACCACAGCCATCGATCCTCTCCCGCCGCTCTCAGACGTGGCGAGTGAGTTCGGCATGTGGATGCATGTGGACGCTGCGTATGGCGGTAGTGCATGCATTTGTCCCGAGTTCAGGCACTACTTGGACGGGATCGAACGAGTTGACTCACTGAGTATTAGCCCCCATAAGTGGCTGCTCACTTACTTGGATTGTTGTTGCTTGTGGGTGAAGCACCCAAGCCTGTTGGTGCAAGCCCTGAGCACCGACCCGGAGTACTTGAAGAACAAACCCAGTGAGTCCAACTCGGTAGTGGATTATAAGGACTGGCAAGTGGGTACGGGTCGCAAATTCAAGTCGTTCCGGCTATGGCTCGTGCTGCGAAGCTACGGCGTCGCGAGTCTCCAGAGCCACATCCGGTCCGACGTCCGGATGGCCAAGACGTTCGAGGGGCTCGTGAAGTCGGACCCACGTTTCGAAGTCGTCGTGCCGAGGAACTTTGCACTGGTGTGCTTCCGTTTGAACCCATTTTCAGGCGAAGATCCGGGTCATACGGAGGCGTTGAACCGGAAGCTACTCGACTGGGTGAACTCGACCGGGCGAGTTTACATGACTCACACGAAGGTCGGGGGGATGTATATTCTGAGGTTTGCAGTGGGGTCCACACTCACGGAAGAACACCACGTTGCTGCCGCGTGGAATTTGATCAAGGAAGGGGCATATGCTGTTCTGAATAGTACTGATTGA